The Amaranthus tricolor cultivar Red isolate AtriRed21 chromosome 6, ASM2621246v1, whole genome shotgun sequence genome has a segment encoding these proteins:
- the LOC130814686 gene encoding 4-coumarate--CoA ligase 1-like, producing the protein MGSLQEIIHDEIQDRKEYIFRSKLPDLNNIPNHLPLHTYCFDKINDHADRPCIINGSTGQEWTYQEVEQIARQVGAGFHHKLGLQKGEVIMLLLQNCPEFVFSFLGASFVGATSTTANPFCTPTEIQKQARASNARAIITQSAFEDKVKPYCLENNIHLITVDAQFISCSESKYFWDLLDVQDKLPKVKIVPNDMVALPYSSGTTGLPKGVMLTHKSLVTSVAQQVDGENPNLYFNSEDVILCVLPLFHIYSLNSVLLCALRVGAAILIMPKFEINMLMELVQKYKVTIAPFVPPIVLAIAKNEDVEKYDVSSIRVVLSGAAPMGKELEDALRAKLPNAKLGQGYGMTEAGPVLAMCLAFAKEPMEVKSGSCGTVVRNAELRIVDPETGLSLPRNMPGEICIRGSQIMKGYLNDPEATANTIDKEGWLHTGDVGFVDNDDEIFIVDRLKELIKYKGFQVAPAELEGMLINHPTIHDAAVVAMQDEAAGEVPVAFVVTSNGSQITEDEVKQYISKQVVFYKRINRVFFVDTIPKLPSGKILRKELRSRLANGITK; encoded by the exons ATGGGTTCTCTACAAGAAATTATCCATGATGAGATCCAAGACCGAAAAGAGTACATATTTCGATCAAAACTCCCAGATTTAAACAATATTCCTAACCACCTCCCACTTCACACGTACTGTTTTGACAAGATTAATGATCATGCTGATCGTCCTTGTATAATCAATGGGTCTACAGGCCAAGAATGGACATACCAAGAGGTGGAACAAATTGCTAGACAAGTTGGAGCAGGGTTTCATCATAAACTCGGGCTACAAAAAGGTGAGGTAATCATGTTACTTCTCCAAAACTGCCCTGAATTCGTATTCTCCTTTTTAGGAGCATCTTTCGTCGGAGCTACAAGCACAACCGCAAACCCATTTTGTACGCCAACAGAAATTCAAAAACAGGCTCGAGCAAGTAATGCTCGAGCCATTATTACCCAATCTGCGTTCGAAGATAAGGTTAAACCATATTGCCTAGAAAACAACATACATTTAATCACCGTGGATGCACAATTTATATCTTGTTCGGAGTCCAAATATTTTTGGGATTTACTTGACGTGCAAGATAAGTTACCTAAGGTAAAAATAGTCCCAAATGATATGGTAGCATTACCTTACTCATCAGGCACAACAGGCCTTCCTAAAGGTGTTATGCTTACACATAAAAGCCTTGTTACAAGTGTAGCACAACAAGTTGATGGAGAGAATCCAAATTTGTACTTTAATAGTGAAGATGTTATACTctgcgttttgccactttttcatATCTATTCGCTGAACTCTGTGTTGTTGTGTGCACTACGTGTTGGGGCTGCAATTCTTATAATGCCTAAATTTGAGATAAATATGTTGATGGAATTGGTGCAAAAATATAAGGTGACAATTGCACCTTTTGTTCCTCCTATTGTATTGGCTATTGCAAAGAATGAAGATGTAGAGAAATATGATGTTTCCTCTATAAGGGTTGTATTGTCTGGGGCAGCACCTATGGGAAAGGaacttgaagatgctttgaGAGCTAAATTACCAAATGCAAAACTTGGACAG gGTTATGGGATGACGGAGGCAGGGCCAGTTTTAGCGATGTGTTTGGCATTTGCAAAAGAGCCCATGGAGGTTAAGTCCGGATCATGTGGAACCGTCGTACGAAATGCTGAGCTCAGGATTGTTGATCCGGAAACTGGATTGTCCTTGCCTAGGAACATGCCTGGCGAGATTTGCATCCGTGGCTCTCAAATTatgaaag GTTACTTGAATGACCCGGAGGCAACAGCAAACACCATAGACAAAGAAGGATGGTTACACACGGGCGACGTAGGATTCGTGGACAACGATGACGAGATCTTCATCGTTGATCGGCTTAAAGAGTTGATCAAATACAAAGGCTTCCAAGTTGCTCCTGCTGAGCTTGAAGGCATGCTTATCAACCATCCTACCATTCATGATGCTGCTGTTGTTGC GATGCAAGATGAGGCTGCGGGTGAAGTCCCAGTTGCATTTGTTGTAACATCAAATGGGTCGCAAATTACTGAGGATGAGGTTAAGCAATATATTTCTAAGCAG GTGGTATTTTATAAGAGAATAAATCGAGTTTTCTTTGTGGATACAATCCCTAAACTTCCATCTGGAAAAATTCTAAGAAAAGAGCTAAGATCAAGATTAGCTAACGGCATCACTaaatag